From the uncultured Trichococcus sp. genome, one window contains:
- a CDS encoding toxic anion resistance protein, protein MDQFDATGQNKQTDSKDVNQELDDLLANPFSDPFAQPAVVADAAEAAAEEPHPDRLIDRLPEERQKQALALAGQIDENNMQAIISYGAAAQKQLGEFSHSMLDHVQNQDTGEIGDSLNDLMYRLNEAKPEDLRAEDNNVFRKIFGKVKQSAYEMTAKYQKIGAQIDKIAIKLDKEKNGLLNDNVTLEQLYQKNKDYFEALNIYIAAGELKMEDLQKNAIPKAIQAAEASQSQMDVQIVNDLKQFLDRLEKRTHDLRLTRQMTIQQAPQIRLIQNTNQALAEKIQSSIHTAIPLWKNQVAIALTLLRQKDAVTAQRQVSQTTNDLMRKNSEMLKISAIETAKENERGVIDIETLKQTQQDLIETLEETLKIQQEGRIKRKEAEKELSLMENDLKVKLLNIHQQEQQLH, encoded by the coding sequence ATGGACCAATTTGATGCTACCGGACAAAATAAACAAACTGACAGCAAGGATGTCAATCAAGAATTGGACGATTTGCTGGCCAATCCTTTTTCGGATCCATTTGCTCAGCCGGCAGTCGTTGCAGATGCAGCCGAAGCCGCGGCCGAGGAGCCCCATCCGGATCGGCTGATCGATCGTTTGCCGGAGGAAAGGCAAAAACAAGCGTTGGCGTTAGCCGGCCAAATCGATGAAAATAATATGCAAGCCATCATCAGCTATGGCGCTGCAGCCCAAAAACAACTGGGCGAATTTTCCCATTCGATGCTGGACCACGTACAGAATCAGGACACCGGTGAAATCGGCGATTCCTTGAACGATCTGATGTATCGCCTCAATGAAGCCAAGCCGGAAGACCTGCGGGCAGAAGACAACAATGTCTTCCGCAAAATCTTCGGCAAGGTAAAACAATCCGCCTATGAAATGACGGCAAAATACCAGAAGATAGGTGCCCAAATCGATAAAATCGCGATCAAGCTGGATAAAGAAAAGAATGGCCTGCTCAATGACAACGTCACACTGGAACAGCTTTACCAAAAAAACAAGGATTATTTTGAAGCCCTGAACATCTACATCGCGGCCGGCGAATTGAAAATGGAGGACCTTCAGAAAAATGCCATCCCGAAAGCGATCCAGGCTGCGGAAGCATCCCAAAGCCAAATGGATGTGCAGATCGTCAACGATCTGAAACAGTTCCTTGACCGTCTTGAAAAACGCACCCATGACTTGCGTTTGACCAGACAAATGACGATCCAGCAAGCGCCACAGATCCGCTTGATCCAAAACACAAACCAGGCATTGGCTGAAAAAATCCAATCCTCGATCCACACTGCCATTCCCTTATGGAAAAACCAAGTGGCCATCGCCCTTACCCTTCTGCGCCAAAAGGATGCAGTAACGGCGCAAAGGCAAGTATCCCAGACCACGAATGATCTGATGCGCAAGAACTCCGAAATGTTGAAAATATCAGCCATCGAAACCGCTAAAGAAAATGAACGGGGTGTGATCGATATCGAAACGCTCAAACAGACGCAACAGGATCTGATCGAAACCTTGGAAGAGACGCTGAA
- a CDS encoding 5'-methylthioadenosine/adenosylhomocysteine nucleosidase — protein MIGIIGAMEEENRILLENMTEKTEETHFHLAFTRGKIENQDVVLVQSGIGKVNSAIATAFIIDRYHPEFVINTGSAGGLNAALHVGDVVVADKVAYHDVDATAFGYSVGQVPQMPHYYTADAKIIEKIKQAAEKVGLHAVQGTIVSSDSFIASESGTSRIKEHFPDAYATEMEGASIAQACYVLGTPFAIIRAISDGASDGAALTFDEFIVEAGKKSAEMVIELLKNS, from the coding sequence ATGATCGGAATTATCGGAGCAATGGAAGAAGAAAACCGTATTTTGTTGGAAAATATGACAGAAAAAACAGAGGAAACACATTTCCACCTCGCTTTTACAAGAGGGAAAATCGAAAATCAGGATGTGGTATTGGTGCAGTCCGGCATCGGAAAAGTCAACTCGGCCATAGCGACCGCCTTCATCATCGATCGTTATCATCCCGAATTTGTCATCAACACCGGTTCAGCCGGGGGATTGAACGCAGCTTTGCATGTGGGCGATGTCGTTGTAGCGGATAAGGTTGCCTATCATGATGTCGACGCTACCGCTTTCGGCTATTCTGTGGGGCAAGTGCCTCAGATGCCGCATTATTATACGGCTGATGCAAAAATCATTGAAAAGATTAAGCAGGCTGCTGAAAAAGTCGGCTTGCATGCTGTCCAGGGGACGATTGTGTCAAGCGATTCCTTCATCGCATCCGAAAGCGGCACAAGCCGCATCAAGGAACATTTCCCTGATGCCTATGCGACCGAAATGGAGGGCGCATCGATAGCCCAGGCTTGCTACGTATTGGGGACACCCTTCGCAATCATCCGCGCCATTTCTGACGGAGCAAGCGATGGCGCGGCGCTGACGTTCGACGAATTCATCGTCGAAGCCGGAAAGAAATCCGCGGAAATGGTCATCGAATTACTTAAAAACAGCTAA
- a CDS encoding NUDIX hydrolase, with the protein MEFEEKTLKSEKIFDGVLLHLVREEVLLPNGKTSVREMIRHPGAVAMIPFTSDGKMVMVRQFRKPLDRTVVEIPAGKLETSDTEPLLAAIRELEEETDYRAEKWSELTVFYPTPAYLDERITIYLAEGLTKVENSLPMDEDEFIEILELTYEEAKALQESGEICDSKTIYAMLYWEMRLLRERIEG; encoded by the coding sequence ATGGAATTTGAAGAAAAAACATTGAAAAGCGAAAAAATATTTGACGGTGTCTTGCTGCATTTGGTGAGGGAAGAGGTGCTGCTGCCGAATGGAAAAACTTCAGTCAGAGAGATGATCAGGCATCCGGGTGCGGTAGCGATGATACCGTTCACTTCCGACGGCAAAATGGTCATGGTCAGGCAGTTCCGGAAACCATTGGACCGGACTGTTGTCGAAATCCCGGCAGGCAAATTGGAGACTTCCGATACGGAACCTTTGCTGGCGGCGATCCGTGAGCTTGAGGAAGAGACGGATTATCGTGCGGAAAAATGGTCCGAATTGACGGTTTTTTATCCGACTCCGGCTTATTTGGATGAGCGGATCACAATCTATTTGGCGGAAGGTTTGACGAAAGTCGAAAATTCCTTGCCGATGGATGAGGATGAATTCATCGAAATCTTGGAGTTGACCTACGAAGAAGCGAAAGCTTTGCAGGAATCCGGAGAAATCTGCGATTCGAAAACAATCTATGCCATGCTGTATTGGGAGATGCGTCTTTTGCGGGAAAGAATAGAGGGATAG
- a CDS encoding 5-bromo-4-chloroindolyl phosphate hydrolysis family protein, with the protein MWSNIKDILKYTFSSVVCLIALVVFFFIFEFDFWTSIAMTIGLGVFLYYVQNGGRMQWSRKTKKQRGTLGKVSADKEAFYHSKGMTKEQIAYFRHTMDQAKTTIQDIEANLQQRSKLKAIAARNDTVDILKDFFKNIVNQPNRLHEVDKFLYTNLPSLKELTEKYIAIDGHVAKTKETYTALDTCAKTIDDMCRLIGEDYVRFMSNDIEDMDIELELAKQVLKRDNEGKSNANALDEEL; encoded by the coding sequence ATGTGGAGCAACATCAAAGATATATTGAAATACACGTTTTCCAGCGTAGTCTGCTTGATTGCATTAGTGGTTTTCTTTTTCATCTTCGAATTCGATTTCTGGACTTCGATTGCGATGACCATCGGCTTGGGTGTTTTCCTGTATTACGTCCAAAACGGCGGAAGGATGCAATGGTCGCGCAAGACCAAAAAACAGAGAGGCACACTCGGAAAAGTGAGCGCCGACAAAGAAGCCTTCTACCATTCAAAAGGGATGACCAAGGAACAGATTGCCTATTTCCGACACACAATGGATCAAGCCAAAACTACGATCCAAGACATCGAAGCCAATCTGCAGCAGCGCTCAAAATTGAAGGCTATCGCGGCACGCAACGATACGGTGGACATACTGAAGGATTTCTTCAAAAATATCGTCAATCAGCCTAACCGACTGCACGAAGTCGATAAATTCCTGTATACGAACCTTCCCAGCCTGAAAGAGCTGACGGAAAAATACATCGCCATCGATGGCCACGTTGCCAAAACGAAAGAAACCTACACAGCCTTGGATACCTGCGCCAAAACAATCGATGATATGTGCCGCCTCATCGGCGAAGATTACGTTCGCTTCATGTCCAATGATATCGAAGATATGGATATCGAGTTGGAACTTGCAAAGCAAGTTTTGAAAAGGGATAATGAAGGAAAGAGCAATGCAAACGCTTTGGACGAAGAACTATAG